One window of Anaerolineales bacterium genomic DNA carries:
- a CDS encoding 1-acyl-sn-glycerol-3-phosphate acyltransferase, translating to MNIAYNIVNTSIKGFTRILCDVDDSQLVKVPQEGPLIIACNHINFMEVPLVFTHLQPRQVTGFAKAETWDNPLMGLLFDLWGAIPIQRGEADTTAFRKALEALDQGKILAITPEGTRSGTGKMGRGLPGITLLAHHNNTPILPMVYYGSERFRENINRLKRTDFNIKVGKLFRLRFPETRLSQTLRQKMVDEIMYQLADLLPEEYRGHYADFSKYSTDYIDFA from the coding sequence ATGAATATTGCTTACAATATCGTCAATACGTCCATTAAGGGATTCACCCGCATTCTCTGCGATGTAGATGATAGCCAGCTGGTGAAGGTACCCCAGGAAGGACCGCTTATTATTGCTTGTAATCACATCAATTTTATGGAAGTACCGCTGGTATTCACCCATCTGCAACCCAGGCAGGTGACTGGTTTCGCCAAGGCTGAAACCTGGGATAACCCTTTGATGGGACTGCTATTCGATTTGTGGGGAGCAATACCAATTCAGCGTGGTGAAGCTGATACGACTGCGTTTAGAAAGGCCTTAGAAGCTCTGGACCAGGGGAAAATCCTGGCCATCACCCCGGAGGGGACGCGCAGCGGAACGGGGAAGATGGGGCGTGGGTTGCCGGGAATCACCTTGCTAGCGCACCATAACAACACTCCCATCCTACCCATGGTTTATTATGGAAGTGAGAGATTTCGAGAAAATATCAACAGGCTGAAAAGGACTGATTTTAATATCAAGGTGGGTAAGCTGTTCAGGCTGAGGTTTCCTGAAACACGGTTAAGCCAGACGCTCCGCCAAAAAATGGTCGATGAGATTATGTATCAGCTGGCGGACTTGCTGCCTGAGGAATATCGGGGTCATTATGCAGATTTTTCGAAATACTCCACGGATTATATTGATTTCGCATAG